Proteins encoded by one window of Rouxiella chamberiensis:
- a CDS encoding MFS transporter, protein MLDRIGLPSNLLWGYIGLTLFMVGDGVEQAWISLYLVDKGLQVSDASFLLTFYGVTVTLAAWLSGVLVQTLGPRKVMLYGLLAFVIGSLGFIGLGMPTLNMAVMIPFYAIRGLGYPLFAYSFLIWINYSSPIEKRATAVGWFWFTFSLGLSVMGPYLSSLLLPMMGHINVLWMGCVFVIIGSVLAIFANKDRVPADEIHPFSLTELLSCITILKRPRIATGLVVKSINGIAQYGLAVFLPVYLAKFGYSQTEWLHMWSAVFVVAIFANLFFGFFGDKFGWRNTIMWIGGVCYAIVLMLIWLTPQYAGHNFYLMTFVLCLCGVTMAGYVPLSALFPLLAPDNKGAAMSVLNLGAGLGAFLAPAIAGVFYAPLGAGGVLAIYAGLYILSAVLTPFLKTPEEIEGQVVLKNKTI, encoded by the coding sequence ATGTTAGATAGAATAGGCTTACCTTCAAATTTACTGTGGGGCTATATCGGCCTCACGCTTTTTATGGTCGGGGATGGCGTCGAGCAGGCCTGGATTTCTTTATATCTGGTAGATAAAGGATTGCAGGTTTCCGATGCTTCGTTTCTCTTGACCTTTTACGGGGTAACTGTAACCTTGGCCGCCTGGTTGTCGGGCGTGCTGGTGCAAACGCTTGGCCCGCGAAAAGTAATGCTTTATGGGTTGCTGGCTTTTGTGATTGGCAGCCTCGGCTTTATCGGGCTGGGTATGCCGACGCTCAATATGGCGGTCATGATCCCGTTCTACGCCATTCGCGGGCTGGGTTATCCGCTGTTTGCCTACTCATTCCTGATTTGGATCAACTACAGTTCGCCCATTGAAAAGCGTGCCACCGCCGTGGGCTGGTTCTGGTTTACCTTTTCGCTGGGTCTGAGCGTGATGGGGCCGTATTTATCTTCACTGCTGCTGCCGATGATGGGGCATATCAATGTGCTGTGGATGGGCTGTGTTTTTGTGATAATCGGTTCTGTGCTGGCGATTTTTGCCAATAAGGATAGGGTGCCGGCCGACGAGATCCATCCTTTCTCGCTGACCGAGTTACTCAGCTGCATCACGATTCTCAAAAGACCGCGCATTGCGACCGGGCTGGTGGTGAAATCGATCAACGGCATTGCGCAATATGGATTGGCGGTGTTCCTGCCTGTCTATCTGGCGAAGTTTGGTTATAGCCAGACCGAGTGGCTGCATATGTGGTCGGCAGTCTTTGTGGTGGCGATTTTTGCCAATCTGTTCTTTGGTTTCTTCGGCGACAAGTTTGGTTGGCGCAATACTATCATGTGGATTGGCGGCGTCTGTTATGCCATTGTGCTGATGCTGATTTGGCTGACACCGCAATATGCCGGGCACAATTTCTACCTGATGACTTTCGTGCTATGCCTGTGCGGCGTGACGATGGCCGGTTATGTGCCGCTTTCGGCGCTGTTCCCGCTGCTTGCACCCGACAACAAAGGCGCAGCGATGTCTGTACTGAATCTGGGTGCGGGTCTGGGCGCTTTTCTGGCTCCAGCCATTGCGGGCGTATTCTATGCTCCGCTCGGCGCGGGCGGCGTGTTGGCGATTTACGCTGGCCTGTATATTTTGAGTGCCGTTCTCACGCCGTTCCTCAAAACGCCTGAAGAGATTGAAGGACAGGTCGTGTTGAAAAACAAGACGATTTAA
- a CDS encoding SIS domain-containing protein → MRINDVSTFLKVSVASITKVSKKLGCNGFHELKHSISQINPLEEENLQHEVYAPGRYEDVLERTVMNSIFALQESLSLINSTVFNQVAQLLINFDEKNKLILTGCGGSSALCSDFHHKLLKIGIFSNVYYDSHMQQMSAALMQPGDIAIGISHSGKTSDVFHMLKSARANGASTVCITNYLNSPVTLVSDHAIVSSVKNNPITGENASTRIVHLNILDALFTILANERGQKSQANLHKTRDSVLAKRV, encoded by the coding sequence ATGCGCATTAATGATGTCTCGACCTTTTTGAAGGTCAGCGTGGCCAGTATTACCAAAGTCTCCAAGAAACTAGGCTGCAACGGTTTTCACGAGCTGAAACACTCGATAAGCCAGATAAATCCGCTGGAAGAGGAAAACCTTCAACACGAGGTGTATGCCCCCGGTCGCTATGAAGATGTGCTTGAGCGTACGGTAATGAACTCCATTTTCGCGTTGCAGGAATCCCTGAGCCTGATTAATTCCACCGTCTTTAATCAGGTGGCGCAGCTGCTGATTAATTTCGACGAGAAGAACAAACTGATATTAACCGGCTGTGGAGGCTCGAGCGCCCTGTGCTCCGACTTTCATCATAAGCTTTTGAAGATAGGTATTTTCTCCAACGTTTATTACGACTCGCATATGCAGCAGATGTCGGCCGCACTGATGCAGCCGGGCGATATCGCCATCGGCATCTCTCATTCGGGCAAAACTTCCGACGTTTTCCATATGCTGAAATCGGCGCGTGCCAATGGCGCCAGTACGGTCTGTATTACCAACTATTTAAACAGCCCCGTGACGCTGGTTTCCGATCACGCGATTGTCTCCTCCGTTAAAAATAATCCTATTACCGGAGAGAACGCCTCAACCCGAATTGTGCATCTGAATATTCTTGATGCGCTGTTCACCATCCTGGCCAACGAGCGCGGTCAAAAAAGCCAGGCCAACTTGCATAAGACACGCGATTCCGTGCTGGCGAAACGCGTTTAA
- the otsB gene encoding trehalose-phosphatase, with protein sequence MTTALTDVNHDAPPLLAVDSSKYAFFFDVDGTLAAIQPEPDAVTIPLDARHNLQKLADHCEGALALVSGRPISQLDTLAAPLVLPLAGVHGAELRDAANNLHRVELPADVAEPLRQMLEDGMKALPGTLLEAKGMAFALHYRQAPQFEKNVLALAESAVAQFAALTLQPGKCVVEIKPHGTDKGAAIKTFMQHAPFHGRIPVFVGDDLTDEKGFQTVNALQGISVKVGEGSTNAAFRLAEVTDVYDWIAQLLLQLQQDKIGKEFTL encoded by the coding sequence TTGACCACCGCTTTAACGGATGTTAACCACGATGCGCCGCCCCTTCTCGCCGTAGACAGCAGCAAATATGCCTTCTTCTTCGATGTTGATGGAACGCTCGCCGCAATCCAGCCTGAGCCGGATGCCGTCACAATCCCTCTCGATGCACGTCATAACCTGCAAAAACTCGCCGACCATTGTGAAGGCGCGCTTGCGCTGGTTTCGGGTCGCCCTATTTCGCAACTGGACACGCTGGCCGCGCCGCTTGTCCTGCCTCTCGCCGGTGTGCATGGTGCCGAACTACGCGATGCGGCCAATAATCTGCACCGCGTCGAATTACCTGCCGACGTTGCCGAACCGTTGCGTCAAATGCTTGAAGACGGCATGAAAGCGCTGCCGGGCACCCTTCTTGAAGCCAAAGGCATGGCCTTCGCACTTCATTATCGCCAGGCTCCGCAGTTCGAGAAAAACGTGCTGGCACTGGCGGAATCAGCCGTCGCGCAGTTCGCCGCCCTGACGTTGCAGCCCGGCAAATGTGTGGTCGAAATCAAACCGCACGGCACGGACAAGGGCGCAGCCATCAAAACCTTTATGCAACATGCGCCTTTTCACGGGCGTATTCCCGTTTTTGTCGGTGACGATCTGACAGATGAAAAAGGATTTCAGACAGTCAATGCGCTGCAAGGTATTTCGGTCAAGGTAGGAGAAGGTTCGACGAATGCCGCCTTCCGGCTTGCCGAGGTCACAGACGTCTACGACTGGATTGCGCAACTTTTATTACAATTACAACAAGATAAAATAGGTAAGGAGTTTACGTTATGA
- a CDS encoding 4'-phosphopantetheinyl transferase family protein codes for MLTPHHRSTLTGFIIDSEEGVITGNADIRYCKVTFDIKAYSDAAFAQYGRAFPAHLSRAVAKRKAEYLAGRFCCARALAPFSITQEVTKNSDRSPCWPRGMSGTISHGDNQAVALVTRQPGVSPGIDIESFNPAVLREIADSIVTPAEAALLASLPIDTDVALLLAFSAKESLFKALYPSVQVFFGFDYARVESIDEQEQRFVLRLTQDINARYRQEMTFDGRYLFDGKHIVTLIVAT; via the coding sequence ATGCTGACGCCTCATCACCGGTCAACGCTGACCGGTTTCATCATTGATTCAGAAGAAGGCGTCATCACGGGCAACGCCGACATTCGTTACTGTAAAGTGACGTTCGATATCAAAGCTTACTCTGATGCGGCGTTTGCGCAGTATGGACGGGCATTTCCGGCACATTTATCGCGCGCCGTAGCCAAACGCAAAGCCGAATATCTGGCGGGGCGTTTCTGTTGCGCTCGTGCATTGGCGCCGTTTTCCATCACGCAGGAAGTCACTAAAAATAGCGATCGCTCACCGTGCTGGCCTCGCGGAATGTCGGGAACGATTTCGCATGGCGATAATCAGGCGGTGGCGCTCGTCACGAGGCAACCGGGCGTCTCGCCCGGCATCGATATCGAGAGCTTTAATCCCGCCGTGTTGCGCGAGATTGCCGACAGCATCGTTACGCCCGCCGAAGCTGCGTTGCTGGCAAGTCTACCCATTGATACCGACGTAGCGCTGTTGCTGGCGTTTTCCGCAAAAGAGAGTCTCTTCAAGGCCCTCTATCCGAGCGTTCAGGTATTTTTCGGCTTCGACTACGCCAGGGTTGAATCCATCGACGAGCAGGAGCAGCGCTTTGTCTTGCGACTCACGCAGGATATCAACGCCCGTTATCGGCAGGAAATGACCTTCGACGGACGTTATCTGTTTGACGGGAAACATATCGTGACGCTCATTGTCGCCACCTAA
- a CDS encoding GNAT family N-acetyltransferase has translation MISVQREDPASPDSQVLIEALSAVLAEITGDSGKRHFNAEDLACEKAVWAVARNKSHEALGCGAIRPLSNDVAELKRMYADGRYPGTGAALLAFLERAAAELGYREVWLETRHINRRAVAFYLKHGYRQRANYGPYVGRDEAVCFSKSLG, from the coding sequence ATGATTTCTGTTCAAAGAGAAGATCCCGCATCGCCTGATTCGCAGGTTTTAATTGAAGCATTGTCTGCCGTGCTGGCTGAAATTACGGGCGATAGCGGAAAGCGTCATTTCAATGCCGAGGACCTTGCCTGTGAAAAAGCCGTATGGGCGGTGGCAAGGAATAAAAGTCATGAAGCGCTGGGCTGTGGCGCTATACGCCCACTCTCCAATGACGTGGCGGAATTGAAGAGAATGTATGCCGATGGGCGTTATCCCGGTACAGGCGCTGCATTACTGGCTTTTCTGGAGCGTGCCGCGGCGGAATTAGGTTATCGGGAAGTGTGGCTCGAGACGCGCCATATTAATCGTCGAGCGGTAGCGTTTTATCTAAAACATGGCTATCGGCAGAGAGCCAATTACGGGCCTTATGTAGGGCGCGACGAAGCCGTCTGTTTTTCTAAATCGCTTGGGTAG
- a CDS encoding ribokinase, with the protein MKTDVLVVGSLNFDILVKQARLPLIGETFTGEGLLQMPGGKGGNQAVQCARLGLKVNMVGCVGDDLFGTELLNSLKENQVSCIDIKRQGASGLGLVQILQSGDYCSTIIKGANYALAVEDIKDAFFVDAPLVILQSEIAPDVVALTIEKARQFGCTLLLNNAPARDIERALLNQIDYLVVNETEASFMLGYTVETPQQALKAAHALRSEVRKAVIVTLGEKGSVVVADDENGHFPAVKCAAVVDTTGAGDSYIGALAYGIIKRLPLADSIAFASQVSAFSVQNYGGQGSFPYINDLQPCVA; encoded by the coding sequence ATGAAAACTGACGTTCTGGTTGTGGGAAGTTTGAACTTCGATATCCTGGTTAAACAGGCACGCCTGCCGTTAATCGGTGAAACCTTTACCGGTGAAGGCCTGCTGCAAATGCCGGGCGGCAAGGGCGGCAATCAGGCCGTGCAATGCGCACGTCTCGGGCTGAAGGTTAATATGGTCGGCTGTGTGGGCGATGATCTCTTTGGCACCGAGCTGCTGAACTCGCTGAAAGAGAATCAGGTTTCCTGCATCGATATCAAACGTCAGGGCGCGTCGGGGCTGGGATTGGTACAGATTCTGCAAAGCGGCGACTATTGCAGCACCATCATCAAAGGTGCCAATTATGCGCTGGCGGTCGAGGATATCAAAGACGCCTTCTTTGTCGACGCGCCGCTGGTTATTCTGCAATCTGAAATCGCCCCCGACGTGGTGGCGCTCACGATTGAAAAGGCCCGTCAGTTTGGCTGTACGCTGTTATTGAACAACGCGCCTGCCCGCGATATCGAACGTGCCCTTCTGAATCAGATTGATTATCTGGTGGTTAATGAAACCGAGGCGTCGTTTATGCTGGGCTATACGGTAGAGACGCCACAGCAAGCCCTCAAGGCGGCCCACGCGTTGCGCAGCGAAGTCAGAAAGGCGGTGATTGTGACACTCGGCGAGAAGGGCTCGGTGGTGGTGGCCGATGATGAAAACGGCCACTTTCCGGCGGTTAAATGCGCGGCCGTGGTCGATACGACCGGTGCCGGGGATTCCTATATTGGCGCACTGGCTTACGGCATCATCAAGCGTCTCCCGCTTGCCGACTCCATCGCCTTTGCCTCGCAGGTCAGCGCCTTCTCGGTGCAGAATTATGGCGGTCAGGGCTCTTTCCCCTATATTAACGACCTGCAACCCTGCGTCGCCTGA
- a CDS encoding VOC family protein translates to MAGITLISKITPVTRGISLMPETTANLFASSFVIAVPDLEKSAAYFRDALGFTLEWPDGLGWQLASRGAVKVMLGHSPDVSRPASLGDHNYFGYFNTDEVDALYQEFVASGAIILQPPADKPHGMREFTIATPDGHRMMIGQEIS, encoded by the coding sequence ATGGCGGGCATAACGTTAATATCAAAGATTACCCCCGTAACTAGAGGTATCTCTCTTATGCCGGAAACGACAGCAAACTTATTCGCGTCATCCTTTGTTATTGCGGTACCCGATCTTGAAAAAAGTGCGGCGTATTTTCGGGATGCGCTCGGCTTTACCCTCGAATGGCCCGACGGGCTGGGCTGGCAGTTGGCTTCGCGCGGTGCGGTAAAAGTCATGCTGGGGCATTCACCGGATGTTTCAAGACCTGCCAGCCTCGGCGATCATAATTATTTCGGCTATTTCAACACTGATGAGGTGGATGCGCTTTATCAGGAATTTGTTGCCTCGGGAGCCATTATTCTTCAACCGCCAGCCGATAAACCCCACGGCATGCGAGAATTCACGATAGCGACGCCAGACGGCCACAGGATGATGATCGGGCAGGAAATTTCATAA
- a CDS encoding M20/M25/M40 family metallo-hydrolase — translation MMTAPLNEQEKALLSQVEPWISQHKEQLIGELAQWVAIPSISRADLAKPGAPFGPECVKVLDHALNLAKQAGFRTEEHEGYAGSIIFGDHAQDIGLVSHLDVVPAGENWTYPPFSLTRRDDFLIGRGVSDNKGPAILDLYLLKLIRDLKIPLHHNLRIIYGLAEETNMADLRWFAEKGPVPRLSIVTDGKFPVNFAQKGQISFTLEVKEAGVTGGP, via the coding sequence ATGATGACAGCGCCATTAAATGAACAGGAAAAAGCATTACTCTCGCAGGTCGAACCCTGGATTTCGCAACATAAAGAACAGCTGATAGGTGAATTGGCACAATGGGTCGCCATCCCGAGTATCAGTCGTGCCGATTTAGCCAAACCCGGCGCGCCCTTTGGTCCCGAATGCGTCAAGGTGCTCGACCATGCGTTGAATCTGGCGAAACAGGCAGGCTTTCGTACAGAAGAACACGAAGGTTATGCCGGTTCGATAATCTTTGGCGATCACGCGCAGGATATTGGTCTGGTCAGTCATCTCGATGTGGTGCCTGCCGGTGAAAACTGGACCTACCCGCCCTTTTCTCTGACTCGTCGCGACGATTTCCTGATAGGTCGCGGCGTGTCGGACAACAAAGGTCCGGCCATTCTCGACCTGTATCTGTTAAAGCTTATTCGCGATCTCAAGATCCCTTTGCATCATAATCTGCGCATTATTTATGGCCTGGCGGAAGAAACCAATATGGCGGATCTGCGCTGGTTTGCCGAAAAGGGTCCTGTTCCGCGCCTGTCGATCGTTACCGACGGTAAATTCCCGGTCAACTTTGCGCAAAAGGGCCAAATCAGTTTCACGCTTGAAGTGAAAGAGGCTGGCGTTACTGGCGGGCCTTAG
- the lldD gene encoding FMN-dependent L-lactate dehydrogenase LldD: MIISASSDYRASAQRILPPFLFHYIDGGSYTETTLRRNVEDLSQIALRQRVLKNMSELSLETRLFNETLSMPVALAPVGLCGMYARRGEVQAARAAANKGIPFTLSTVSVCPIEEVAPAIQRPMWFQLYVLRDRGFMRNALERAKAAGCTTLVFTVDMPTPGARYRDAHSGMSGPNAAMRRYLQSFTHPQWAWDVGVNGRPHDLGNISTYLGKPTGLEDYIGWLANNFDPSISWKDLEWIREFWDGPMVIKGILDEEDARDAVRFGADGIVVSNHGGRQLDGVPSTARALPAIADAVKGDIAILADSGIRNGLDVVRMIALGADTVLLGRAFLFALATHGQRGVEDLLTLIEKEMKVAMTLTGAKNIGEITRELLVRGGLTPSPAEHPECPMATGSGNP, translated from the coding sequence ATGATTATTTCAGCTTCCAGCGACTATCGCGCCTCCGCGCAGCGTATTCTGCCGCCCTTTCTTTTCCATTACATTGACGGCGGCTCCTATACGGAAACGACCTTGCGGCGTAACGTGGAGGATCTCTCGCAGATAGCCCTGCGCCAGCGCGTGCTGAAAAACATGTCCGAACTGAGCCTCGAAACCAGACTGTTCAACGAGACCCTGTCGATGCCGGTTGCGCTGGCACCGGTTGGCCTTTGCGGCATGTACGCCAGACGCGGTGAAGTGCAGGCCGCGCGTGCGGCAGCGAATAAAGGCATTCCGTTTACGCTGTCAACGGTTTCCGTTTGTCCGATTGAAGAAGTCGCGCCCGCCATTCAACGCCCGATGTGGTTTCAGCTTTATGTCTTGCGCGACCGCGGTTTTATGCGCAATGCGCTGGAGCGCGCCAAGGCGGCAGGATGTACCACGCTGGTCTTTACCGTCGATATGCCTACGCCGGGCGCGCGTTATCGTGATGCGCATTCGGGCATGAGTGGTCCCAATGCGGCGATGCGCCGGTATCTGCAATCCTTCACGCATCCTCAGTGGGCGTGGGATGTGGGCGTAAACGGTCGTCCGCATGACCTTGGTAATATTTCAACCTATCTGGGCAAACCGACCGGACTCGAGGACTACATTGGCTGGTTGGCCAACAATTTCGATCCCTCTATTTCCTGGAAAGATCTCGAGTGGATTAGAGAGTTCTGGGACGGACCAATGGTTATCAAAGGCATTCTGGATGAAGAAGATGCCCGTGATGCGGTGCGCTTTGGAGCAGACGGCATTGTGGTTTCCAATCACGGCGGACGCCAGCTCGACGGCGTACCCTCCACCGCCCGGGCATTACCGGCCATCGCCGATGCGGTCAAAGGCGATATCGCCATTTTGGCCGACAGCGGAATTCGCAACGGTCTCGACGTGGTGCGCATGATTGCGCTCGGCGCGGATACCGTACTGCTTGGCCGTGCCTTCCTCTTTGCTCTGGCGACGCACGGGCAGCGCGGCGTCGAAGATTTGCTGACCCTGATTGAGAAAGAGATGAAGGTGGCGATGACGCTGACAGGGGCCAAAAATATCGGCGAGATAACCCGGGAGCTGCTCGTGCGCGGCGGCCTCACTCCCTCGCCGGCTGAACACCCTGAATGCCCGATGGCGACAGGATCGGGCAACCCTTGA
- a CDS encoding sugar phosphate isomerase/epimerase family protein codes for MKFSSRINSFKSRPELFFDKDKIDTVDLIKRMASVKGLTHVELNYPEHFQNNTLNEIRDAIESSSLQLGGIALRYQKHFNEGEFSNPDAAIREKAIDITMEAVNVCRELGGETVTLWFANDGFDYPVQLDYERAYKDTVEAIKRVTSANPDITFSFEYKPYEPRTFSLIGDVCATLMLIDDVGQKNLGITLDFCHMIMKKENPAYSLFLSAQRNRLVGFHLNDGYGHFDDGLMLGTVHLLQTLEYIYYAKKYKFDGLVYFDTFPSREDPVRECEQNIKMYNALADYIDSVSLEEIDAIIKSQDAIKIQSLLLSLITNKA; via the coding sequence ATGAAGTTTTCATCACGAATTAATTCGTTCAAATCACGACCAGAACTCTTTTTCGATAAAGATAAAATCGATACCGTTGATTTAATTAAACGCATGGCGTCGGTAAAAGGATTGACTCACGTCGAGCTGAATTATCCGGAGCACTTCCAGAACAACACGCTAAACGAGATAAGGGATGCCATCGAATCCTCCTCATTGCAGTTGGGTGGCATTGCGCTGCGTTATCAGAAACATTTCAACGAAGGCGAGTTCAGCAATCCTGATGCGGCAATTCGTGAAAAAGCCATCGACATCACGATGGAAGCGGTGAATGTCTGCCGTGAACTGGGCGGTGAGACGGTGACGCTGTGGTTTGCCAACGACGGTTTCGACTACCCGGTTCAACTCGATTACGAGCGCGCCTACAAAGATACCGTCGAGGCGATTAAACGCGTAACCTCCGCCAATCCGGACATCACGTTCAGCTTCGAGTACAAACCTTACGAGCCGAGAACCTTCTCTCTGATTGGTGATGTCTGCGCGACGCTGATGCTGATTGACGATGTCGGTCAGAAAAACCTCGGCATTACCCTCGACTTCTGCCATATGATCATGAAAAAAGAGAATCCCGCCTATTCTCTGTTCCTGTCTGCGCAGCGAAACCGTCTGGTCGGATTCCATTTAAATGATGGTTATGGACATTTTGACGACGGTTTGATGCTGGGTACAGTGCATTTGCTGCAAACGCTGGAATATATCTATTACGCGAAAAAATATAAATTTGATGGTCTGGTTTATTTCGATACTTTCCCAAGCCGTGAAGACCCGGTTAGAGAGTGTGAACAAAATATCAAAATGTATAATGCTTTGGCCGATTATATTGATTCAGTGTCGCTTGAAGAAATCGACGCCATTATTAAATCGCAAGATGCGATTAAAATACAAAGCCTGCTGTTATCGCTCATAACAAATAAAGCGTAA
- the otsA gene encoding alpha,alpha-trehalose-phosphate synthase, with protein MSRLVVVSNRVAIPDGSKSSAGGLAVGVLDALKTTGGLWFGWNGEISEISGEEDDDLNLLENDGITYASLPLNQNDYDLYYCQFSNAVLWPAFHYRIDLVQFQREAWDVYCQVNDMLAKKLQSLIKPDDVLWIHDYHLLPFAAALRKIGVTNRIGFFLHIPFPTPEVFNALPTHQELLKMMAEYDLLGFQTEADRNAFVENLVQQNEYEELGEKHHRAYGNTFRTEVYPIGIAPDSIKEMAEGPLPPKMAAMKKELGDAQNIISCERLDYTKGLPERFLAFEALLENFPQHRGNVRYSQIAPTSRGEVLAYQDLRHQLEMEVGRINGKYGTLNGTPLFYLNQHFDRRLLMKLFRLTDVGLVTPLRDGMNLVAKEYVAAQNPDDPGVLVLSRFAGAANELTAALIVNPYDRDEVAAALNQALTMPLEERKARYDEMMALLRKNDIAHWSRRFTEDLQHIPLHGNGQDTPAEVATS; from the coding sequence ATGAGTCGTCTGGTTGTCGTATCTAACCGTGTCGCTATTCCTGATGGGTCGAAATCATCCGCTGGCGGTCTGGCCGTTGGCGTATTGGACGCATTGAAAACTACCGGCGGGCTGTGGTTTGGCTGGAACGGAGAAATTAGCGAGATTTCCGGTGAAGAAGATGATGATCTGAATTTGCTGGAAAATGATGGTATTACCTACGCCTCGCTTCCCTTGAATCAAAATGATTACGATCTTTATTACTGCCAGTTCTCGAATGCCGTTCTTTGGCCCGCCTTCCATTACCGCATCGATTTAGTGCAATTTCAGCGCGAAGCCTGGGACGTCTATTGTCAGGTCAATGACATGCTGGCGAAAAAACTGCAAAGTCTGATCAAACCGGATGACGTGTTGTGGATCCACGACTATCACCTGCTGCCTTTCGCCGCGGCCTTGCGTAAAATCGGCGTCACTAACCGAATTGGTTTCTTCCTGCATATCCCCTTCCCGACCCCGGAAGTCTTTAATGCGCTGCCAACGCATCAGGAATTGCTGAAAATGATGGCCGAATACGATCTGCTGGGGTTCCAGACCGAAGCCGACCGCAACGCCTTTGTCGAAAACCTTGTCCAGCAGAACGAGTATGAAGAGCTCGGCGAGAAGCATCACCGCGCTTATGGAAACACGTTCAGAACCGAGGTGTATCCTATCGGCATCGCGCCGGACAGCATCAAGGAGATGGCGGAAGGTCCGTTGCCGCCGAAGATGGCAGCAATGAAAAAAGAGCTGGGTGACGCGCAGAATATTATCTCCTGCGAACGTCTGGATTACACCAAAGGTTTGCCGGAGCGTTTTCTGGCTTTCGAAGCATTGCTTGAAAACTTTCCGCAGCATCGCGGGAACGTGCGCTATTCGCAGATTGCCCCAACCTCGCGCGGAGAAGTGCTTGCCTATCAGGATCTCCGCCACCAGCTTGAAATGGAAGTGGGCCGCATAAACGGCAAATACGGCACCCTGAACGGTACGCCGCTGTTTTATCTTAATCAGCACTTTGACCGCCGTCTGCTGATGAAGCTCTTCCGCTTGACCGATGTGGGGCTGGTAACGCCACTTCGCGACGGCATGAATCTGGTTGCCAAAGAGTATGTGGCGGCGCAGAACCCCGATGACCCGGGCGTGCTGGTGCTCTCCCGCTTTGCAGGTGCCGCCAACGAGTTGACCGCCGCGCTGATTGTCAATCCTTACGACCGTGACGAAGTGGCCGCCGCGCTGAATCAGGCGCTGACCATGCCGCTGGAAGAACGCAAAGCCCGCTATGACGAAATGATGGCGTTACTGCGCAAGAATGACATCGCGCACTGGAGTCGCCGCTTCACCGAAGATTTACAGCATATTCCGTTACATGGAAACGGACAGGATACCCCCGCCGAAGTCGCCACTTCCTGA
- the lldR gene encoding transcriptional regulator LldR: MALASPRVADSLISRLKAFIEESRLEAGMRLPAERQLAQALGVSRSSLREALQKLVSAGWLFSRPGGGTFLRERHALWSETQIVAPLRELVTEDPDYRYDILEARHSIEGSTAWYAALRATQSDKDQLQYAFDATLMLNESENPDLAAQADARFHLAIAAASHNVVLLQTMRGFFELLQSSVMQSRQRMYSQQAIFSRLNDQHRSLLHAILEGDAERARQSAMEHIGFVHSTIKTLHEDEARQARITRLPS; this comes from the coding sequence ATGGCGCTGGCTTCACCCCGCGTTGCCGACAGTTTGATTAGCCGGTTAAAAGCCTTTATCGAAGAAAGTCGGCTCGAAGCCGGTATGCGGCTGCCTGCCGAACGCCAGTTGGCGCAGGCGCTCGGGGTTTCCCGCTCCTCGCTGCGCGAAGCCCTTCAAAAGCTTGTCAGCGCAGGCTGGCTGTTCAGCCGTCCGGGCGGCGGCACTTTCTTGCGCGAGCGGCACGCACTGTGGTCCGAAACACAAATTGTGGCTCCGCTGCGCGAACTGGTGACCGAAGATCCGGATTATCGCTATGACATTCTCGAAGCCCGCCATTCGATAGAAGGCAGTACGGCGTGGTATGCGGCATTGCGTGCAACCCAGTCCGACAAGGATCAGCTGCAATATGCCTTCGACGCCACGCTCATGCTTAACGAAAGCGAAAATCCCGACCTTGCAGCCCAGGCAGATGCCCGTTTTCATCTGGCGATCGCCGCCGCCTCTCACAATGTGGTGCTGTTGCAGACCATGCGCGGTTTCTTCGAACTGCTGCAATCCTCGGTAATGCAGAGCCGTCAGCGGATGTATAGCCAGCAGGCAATTTTTTCACGTCTGAACGACCAGCATCGTTCGCTGCTCCACGCCATTCTTGAAGGCGACGCGGAGCGGGCTCGCCAGTCGGCGATGGAACATATCGGCTTCGTTCACTCGACCATCAAAACACTGCATGAAGATGAAGCACGACAGGCCCGGATCACGCGTCTGCCGAGCTGA